In Massilia antarctica, the following are encoded in one genomic region:
- a CDS encoding DEAD/DEAH box helicase, whose product MSETPITIEADSEPTVKFADFGLAPEILRALTDQGYIHPTPIQAAAIPIVLQGRDVMGAAQTGTGKTAGFSLPIIQLLLAHASPSMSPARHPVRALVLTPTRELAVQVAENVKAYAQHTPLRSTVVFGGMDMKGQTIILKGGVEIVIATPGRLLDHIEQKNVSLGQVQMLVMDEADRMLDMGFLPDLQRIINLLPKKRQNLMFSATFSPEIKKLANSFLTDPVTIEVARSNATADKVTQIVYKVAEEAKRDVVEFLIRGRDLKQVLVFSNTKIGASRLSRHLEQGGIKATAIHGDKTQQERMAALDAFKKGEIDVLVATDVAARGLDISDLPCVINFDLPYNAEDYVHRIGRTGRAGASGDALSVYSDKDERLLVDIEKLIKQTITRGELAGFVASSSASAGRGEPSGERRPRRDDSAAGSGAARPPGRTPERERSGERSFTSSSSGGSSGPRSGPYPRRDKVDPWFLTPYEPAKKTTPAVADQVSTSTKPKQKIAVLLGGSPKQ is encoded by the coding sequence ATGTCTGAAACACCGATTACCATCGAAGCCGACAGTGAACCCACCGTCAAGTTCGCCGATTTCGGCCTTGCGCCAGAGATCCTGCGCGCACTGACGGACCAGGGCTACATCCACCCGACGCCGATCCAGGCCGCGGCCATCCCGATCGTCCTGCAGGGGCGCGACGTCATGGGCGCGGCCCAGACCGGCACCGGCAAGACCGCCGGTTTTTCGCTGCCCATCATCCAGCTGCTGCTGGCCCACGCCAGTCCGAGCATGTCGCCGGCGCGCCATCCGGTGCGCGCGCTGGTGCTCACGCCCACGCGCGAGCTGGCGGTGCAGGTGGCCGAGAACGTCAAGGCCTACGCCCAGCACACCCCGCTGCGCTCGACCGTGGTGTTCGGCGGCATGGACATGAAGGGCCAGACCATCATCCTCAAGGGCGGGGTCGAGATCGTCATCGCCACCCCGGGCCGCCTGCTCGACCATATCGAACAGAAAAACGTCAGCCTGGGCCAGGTGCAGATGCTCGTCATGGATGAAGCCGACCGCATGCTCGACATGGGCTTCCTGCCGGACTTGCAGCGCATCATCAACCTGCTGCCGAAAAAGCGCCAGAACCTGATGTTTTCGGCGACCTTCTCGCCGGAAATCAAGAAGCTGGCCAACAGTTTCCTGACCGATCCGGTGACCATCGAAGTGGCGCGCAGCAATGCCACCGCCGACAAGGTCACCCAGATCGTCTACAAGGTGGCCGAGGAAGCCAAGCGCGACGTGGTCGAATTCCTGATCCGCGGACGCGACCTGAAGCAGGTGCTGGTGTTCTCGAACACCAAGATCGGCGCCTCGCGCCTGTCGCGCCACCTGGAGCAGGGCGGCATCAAGGCCACCGCGATCCACGGCGACAAGACCCAGCAGGAACGCATGGCCGCGCTCGACGCCTTTAAAAAGGGCGAGATCGACGTGCTGGTCGCCACCGACGTGGCCGCGCGCGGTCTCGATATTTCCGACTTGCCGTGCGTGATCAACTTCGACCTGCCCTACAACGCCGAGGATTATGTGCACCGGATCGGCCGCACCGGCCGTGCCGGCGCCTCGGGCGACGCCCTGTCGGTGTATTCGGACAAGGATGAGCGCTTGCTGGTCGATATCGAAAAACTGATCAAGCAAACCATCACGCGCGGCGAACTGGCCGGTTTCGTGGCCAGCAGCAGCGCCAGCGCGGGGCGCGGGGAGCCGTCCGGCGAGCGCCGTCCGCGCCGCGACGATAGCGCTGCCGGCAGCGGCGCCGCCCGCCCGCCTGGACGTACGCCCGAGCGCGAGCGCAGCGGCGAACGCAGTTTCACCAGCAGTTCCTCCGGCGGTTCTTCCGGTCCGCGTTCGGGTCCGTATCCGCGCCGCGACAAGGTCGATCCCTGGTTCCTGACCCCGTACGAGCCGGCCAAGAAGACGACGCCGGCGGTCGCCGACCAGGTCAGCACCAGCACCAAGCCCAAGCAGAAGATTGCCGTGCTGCTCGGCGGCTCGCCCAAACAGTAA
- a CDS encoding ligand-binding sensor domain-containing diguanylate cyclase, producing the protein MPTVFTASAHRLSALLRLLLCACVCACLCLQGAAHASATPTSPLRFKRLASFDSDELSILALLQDRQGFVWIGTHSGGLYRYNGYHAVKYLSNANSGGNLPHDRVSDLYEDAAGTIWVATQNGLARFNPETNNFTRFVPPPGPGAQRIVKEIIGDGKGGMWLATWGGLQHFDPASAKFTLYLHDPARPGSLASNDLNAVAMDQRGGLWAATWPGGLDYLPPGADQFVHYRVDRPESPDPKLNIVRALHFAPDRTLWIGTETGVVTWRSELPWNARMRVPSPATRINYLYGDRNDTVWAGTLAAGLLRWDKTKDQGSSTPVHYVHRANDSYSLPSDDIRAVMHDRSGMLWIGSITDGISLVNLNSEGFQRYIPFDVEANNLRPNNAMRAMEGAPEGRLWLANNAGLSLFDSASGAVLRSYRADGKPGALSSNIVYSLYQQPAGPLWIGTAAGLNRLDAVDAPVKVVSFGSVGSDFINTIAPAAGGALWLGTGQHVVRYDPATGESTQFPADPAQPDSRSVTGTTTIVEDRLGRVWMGSEWGGGGLDVLDQASGKFRHLRQRASDPASLSDNNVVSLYQDPRGRLWAGTARGVNQILTDAKGAIRFQRYEQADSVGQVKILAMRSDQAGQLWLSTANGLLRLDPDSGKVARFSAADGLSEGFSSGAAHAAPNGRLYFGGVKGITGVTPAAVRSVSAPPQVAITDISVFNRSLRDGRAVPGLRLAGAVTAPVNLTLAGDGSVFSIEFAALHFTDPVRNTYKYRLAGFDREWVVTDAAHRSATYTNLDPGTYVFSVRAANHQGMWSENAASMTVTILPPWWKTWWFRLILALLALGLVSSAYRARVRDLTRRQKQLQHMVAERTAELEASNAKLAALSSTDGLTGISNRRGFDTALEAEWRRAARNGYPVALAMLDVDHFKSYNDHYGHQAGDQCLRAVAGVIAAHARRTTDLAARYGGEEFALLAPATSAAEALELASALCHALEQLALPHAKSPYGVVTISIGVVSLMADETGSPEQLVEHADRAMYRAKTEGRNRALCA; encoded by the coding sequence ATGCCAACCGTATTTACCGCCTCCGCGCACCGCCTGTCCGCCCTGTTGCGCCTGCTGCTGTGCGCCTGTGTGTGCGCTTGCCTGTGTCTGCAGGGCGCGGCCCACGCCAGCGCCACGCCGACCTCGCCGCTGCGCTTCAAGCGCCTCGCCTCCTTCGACTCGGACGAGCTGTCCATCCTGGCGCTGCTGCAGGACCGCCAGGGCTTCGTGTGGATCGGCACCCATAGCGGCGGGCTGTACCGCTACAACGGCTACCACGCGGTCAAGTACCTCAGCAACGCCAACAGCGGCGGCAACCTGCCGCACGACCGCGTCTCCGACCTGTACGAAGACGCGGCCGGCACCATCTGGGTGGCGACCCAGAACGGACTGGCGCGCTTCAATCCCGAAACCAACAATTTCACCCGCTTCGTGCCGCCGCCGGGTCCCGGGGCCCAGCGCATCGTCAAGGAAATCATTGGCGACGGCAAGGGCGGCATGTGGCTGGCCACCTGGGGCGGCCTGCAGCACTTCGACCCCGCCAGCGCCAAGTTCACCCTCTACCTGCATGATCCTGCGCGCCCGGGCAGCCTCGCTTCCAATGACCTCAACGCCGTCGCCATGGACCAGCGCGGCGGCCTGTGGGCCGCCACCTGGCCGGGCGGACTCGATTACCTGCCCCCGGGCGCCGACCAGTTCGTGCACTACCGGGTCGACCGGCCCGAGTCGCCCGACCCCAAGCTGAACATCGTGCGCGCCCTGCATTTCGCGCCCGACCGCACGCTCTGGATCGGCACCGAAACCGGGGTGGTGACCTGGCGCAGCGAGCTGCCCTGGAATGCGCGCATGCGGGTGCCCTCGCCCGCCACCCGCATCAATTACCTGTACGGCGACCGCAACGACACCGTCTGGGCCGGCACCCTGGCGGCCGGCCTGCTGCGCTGGGATAAAACCAAAGACCAGGGCAGCAGCACGCCCGTGCATTACGTGCACCGCGCCAACGATTCCTACAGCTTGCCGTCGGACGATATCCGCGCCGTCATGCACGACCGCAGCGGCATGCTGTGGATCGGCTCGATCACCGACGGCATCAGCCTCGTCAACCTGAACAGCGAAGGCTTCCAGCGCTACATTCCCTTCGACGTCGAGGCCAACAACCTGCGTCCCAACAATGCCATGCGCGCCATGGAAGGCGCGCCCGAGGGACGCCTGTGGCTGGCCAACAATGCCGGCCTGTCCTTGTTCGACAGCGCCAGCGGCGCGGTGCTGCGCAGCTACCGCGCCGACGGCAAGCCGGGTGCGCTCAGCAGCAATATCGTCTACAGCCTGTACCAGCAGCCGGCCGGGCCCCTGTGGATCGGCACCGCGGCCGGCCTGAACCGGCTCGATGCGGTCGATGCGCCGGTCAAGGTGGTCAGTTTCGGCTCGGTCGGCAGCGACTTCATCAACACCATCGCCCCGGCCGCCGGCGGCGCCCTCTGGCTCGGCACCGGCCAGCATGTGGTGCGCTACGACCCGGCCACGGGCGAGAGCACCCAGTTCCCGGCCGACCCGGCCCAGCCCGACAGCCGCAGCGTGACCGGCACCACCACCATCGTCGAAGACCGGCTCGGGCGCGTCTGGATGGGCTCGGAATGGGGCGGCGGCGGGCTCGATGTGCTGGACCAGGCCAGCGGCAAGTTCCGCCACCTGCGCCAGCGCGCCAGCGACCCCGCTTCGCTGTCGGACAACAACGTGGTGTCCTTGTACCAGGACCCGCGCGGGCGGCTGTGGGCCGGCACCGCGCGCGGCGTCAACCAGATCCTCACCGATGCCAAGGGCGCGATCCGCTTCCAGCGCTACGAGCAGGCCGACAGCGTGGGCCAGGTCAAGATCCTGGCCATGCGCAGCGACCAGGCCGGCCAGCTGTGGCTGAGCACCGCGAACGGCTTGCTGCGGCTCGACCCGGACAGCGGCAAGGTGGCGCGCTTTTCTGCCGCGGATGGCTTGTCGGAAGGGTTTTCCTCGGGCGCCGCCCACGCCGCGCCGAACGGGCGCCTGTACTTCGGCGGCGTCAAGGGCATCACCGGGGTGACCCCGGCGGCGGTGCGCAGCGTGTCGGCCCCGCCGCAGGTGGCGATCACCGATATCAGCGTGTTCAACCGCTCGCTGCGCGACGGCCGCGCGGTGCCCGGGCTGCGCCTCGCTGGCGCGGTGACGGCCCCGGTCAACCTGACCCTGGCCGGCGACGGTTCGGTATTCTCGATCGAATTCGCGGCACTGCACTTCACCGACCCGGTGCGCAACACCTACAAATACCGCCTGGCCGGCTTCGACCGCGAATGGGTGGTGACCGACGCCGCCCACCGCAGCGCCACCTACACCAACCTCGACCCGGGAACCTATGTGTTTTCGGTGCGCGCCGCCAATCACCAGGGCATGTGGAGCGAGAACGCGGCCAGCATGACGGTGACGATCCTGCCGCCGTGGTGGAAAACCTGGTGGTTCCGCCTGATCCTGGCCTTGCTGGCGCTGGGCCTGGTCAGCAGCGCCTACCGCGCCCGCGTGCGCGACCTGACCCGGCGCCAGAAGCAGTTGCAGCACATGGTGGCCGAGCGCACCGCCGAGCTGGAAGCGAGCAACGCCAAGCTGGCGGCGCTGTCGAGTACCGACGGGCTGACCGGCATCAGCAACCGGCGCGGCTTCGACACGGCGCTGGAAGCCGAATGGCGGCGCGCCGCGCGCAACGGCTATCCGGTGGCGCTGGCCATGCTCGACGTCGACCACTTCAAGAGCTACAACGACCATTACGGGCACCAGGCGGGCGACCAGTGTCTGCGCGCGGTGGCCGGGGTGATCGCGGCGCACGCGCGCCGCACCACCGACCTGGCGGCGCGCTACGGGGGCGAGGAATTCGCGCTGCTGGCGCCCGCCACCAGCGCCGCCGAAGCGCTGGAACTGGCCAGCGCGCTATGCCATGCGCTGGAACAGCTGGCGCTGCCGCACGCCAAGTCGCCGTACGGGGTGGTGACGATCAGTATCGGGGTGGTGTCCTTGATGGCCGACGAGACGGGCAGCCCGGAACAGCTGGTCGAGCATGCCGACCGCGCCATGTACCGCGCCAAGACCGAAGGGCGCAACCGCGCCTTGTGCGCCTGA
- a CDS encoding LON peptidase substrate-binding domain-containing protein has protein sequence MATLSFPLFPLGTVLFPDGVLPLQIFEVRYLDMVGKCIANGTPFGVVLLTEGHEVRTPEGQERFQPAGTLASVQDSGMSAPGLLQVTCRGAARFRILASERRANGLWMAETELLEDDHAVPVPSELQGAADALDRVLASLDEVPEQRWPVLPPFRLDDCGWVANRWCDLLPLPNDQKYRLLMLDNPVIRLELLHDMLDEHGLITS, from the coding sequence ATGGCGACCCTCTCCTTTCCCCTCTTTCCTCTTGGTACGGTCCTGTTTCCGGACGGCGTGCTGCCTTTGCAGATTTTCGAGGTGCGCTACCTCGACATGGTGGGCAAGTGCATCGCCAACGGCACCCCGTTCGGCGTGGTCCTGCTCACCGAGGGCCACGAGGTGCGCACGCCAGAGGGCCAGGAGCGCTTTCAGCCGGCCGGCACCCTGGCCTCGGTGCAGGACAGCGGCATGAGCGCGCCCGGGCTGCTGCAAGTCACCTGCCGCGGGGCGGCGCGCTTTCGCATCCTGGCCAGCGAGCGCCGCGCCAACGGCTTGTGGATGGCCGAGACCGAACTGCTCGAAGACGACCATGCGGTGCCGGTGCCGTCCGAACTGCAGGGCGCGGCCGACGCCCTCGACCGCGTGCTGGCCTCGCTCGACGAGGTGCCGGAACAGCGCTGGCCGGTGCTGCCGCCGTTCCGCCTCGACGATTGCGGCTGGGTCGCGAACCGCTGGTGCGACTTGCTGCCCTTGCCGAACGACCAGAAATACCGCCTGTTGATGCTCGACAATCCGGTCATCCGGCTCGAATTGCTGCACGACATGCTCGACGAACATGGCTTGATCACATCCTGA
- a CDS encoding DUF6726 family protein, which yields MHARLRRLAIVLLLPAVLGGCGVLAAPCRVGSAVIKMVPVVGKVAALPTDACAAVIDP from the coding sequence ATGCATGCCCGTCTTCGCCGTCTCGCCATCGTTCTCCTGCTGCCAGCCGTGCTGGGCGGTTGCGGCGTGCTGGCCGCACCCTGCCGCGTCGGTTCGGCCGTGATCAAGATGGTGCCCGTGGTCGGCAAAGTGGCGGCCCTGCCGACCGACGCCTGCGCCGCGGTCATCGATCCTTGA
- a CDS encoding aspartate/glutamate racemase family protein, with translation MNLPDSYQHIGVVACSAEGAALCYRSICHEGARLLGPYEHPELSMHSHSLAAYMRCIDLDDWHGVGELMLASAHKLAAAGADFLICPDNTIHQALALVRSRSPLPWLHIADVAAAEALARGYQRIGLTGTRWMLDSEVYPERFAAHGLATVRPGLAARIEINRIIMDELVSGECKPSAVAYFQKTIARMKDGGCDAVLLGCTEIPLLMNNGNSPLPTLDTTRLLARAALRHASGHPV, from the coding sequence ATGAACCTGCCCGACAGCTATCAGCACATCGGCGTCGTCGCCTGCTCGGCCGAGGGCGCGGCGCTGTGCTACCGCAGCATCTGCCACGAAGGCGCGCGCCTGCTCGGGCCGTACGAACATCCGGAGCTGTCGATGCACTCGCATTCGCTGGCGGCCTACATGCGCTGCATCGACCTGGACGACTGGCACGGGGTGGGCGAACTGATGCTGGCATCGGCGCACAAGCTGGCAGCCGCCGGCGCCGACTTCCTGATCTGCCCCGACAACACCATCCACCAGGCGCTGGCGCTGGTGCGCTCGCGCTCGCCCCTGCCCTGGCTGCATATTGCCGATGTCGCCGCCGCCGAAGCGCTGGCGCGCGGCTACCAGCGCATCGGCCTGACCGGCACCCGCTGGATGCTCGACAGCGAGGTCTACCCCGAGCGCTTCGCCGCGCACGGACTGGCCACGGTGCGGCCCGGGCTGGCGGCGCGCATCGAAATCAACCGCATCATCATGGATGAATTGGTCAGCGGCGAGTGCAAGCCGTCGGCGGTGGCGTACTTCCAGAAAACCATCGCGCGCATGAAAGATGGCGGCTGCGATGCGGTGCTGCTGGGCTGCACCGAAATTCCGCTGCTCATGAATAATGGCAATTCGCCCCTGCCCACGCTCGACACCACCCGCCTGCTGGCGCGCGCCGCGCTGCGCCACGCCAGCGGGCACCCCGTGTGA
- the trpS gene encoding tryptophan--tRNA ligase — translation MPAPATTAAPIILTGDRPTGPLHLGHYVGSLRNRVAYQRDYRQFIMLADAQALTDNMDDPAKVQRNVIEVALDYLATGIDPAQSTILIQSQIPELAELTFYYLNLVTVARLERNPTVKEEIRLRGFERDIPAGFLTYPASQAADITAFKAVLVPVGEDQVPMIEQTNEIVRRFNRIAGAEVLVEAKALVPEIGRLPGIDGKAKMSKSLGNTINLSASADEVRAAVKKVYTDPLHLRVADPGHIEGNIAFAYLDAFDPEKAALAEMKAHYQRGGLADSIVKARLELCLQEFLSPIRARRAELEKDRGHVMQILKEGTARAREVAARTADEVKRAMGLSYF, via the coding sequence ATGCCCGCACCAGCGACTACCGCAGCACCCATCATCCTGACCGGCGACCGCCCGACCGGCCCGCTCCACCTTGGCCATTACGTGGGCAGCCTGCGCAACCGGGTCGCTTACCAGCGCGACTACCGCCAGTTCATCATGCTGGCCGACGCCCAGGCCCTGACCGACAATATGGACGACCCGGCCAAGGTCCAGCGCAACGTGATCGAAGTGGCGCTCGACTACCTGGCGACCGGGATCGATCCGGCCCAGTCGACCATCCTGATCCAGTCGCAGATTCCGGAACTGGCCGAACTGACTTTTTACTACCTGAATTTGGTGACGGTGGCGCGCCTGGAGCGCAACCCGACGGTCAAGGAAGAAATCCGCCTGCGCGGCTTCGAGCGCGACATTCCGGCCGGTTTCCTGACCTATCCGGCCAGCCAGGCGGCCGACATCACCGCGTTCAAGGCGGTGCTGGTGCCGGTCGGCGAAGACCAGGTGCCGATGATCGAACAGACCAATGAAATCGTGCGCCGCTTTAACCGCATCGCCGGCGCCGAGGTGCTGGTCGAGGCCAAGGCGCTGGTGCCGGAAATCGGACGCCTGCCTGGCATCGACGGCAAGGCCAAGATGAGCAAGTCGCTCGGCAACACGATCAACCTCTCGGCCAGCGCCGACGAAGTGCGCGCGGCCGTCAAGAAGGTCTACACCGACCCGCTGCACCTGCGCGTGGCCGATCCCGGCCATATCGAAGGCAATATCGCGTTCGCCTACCTGGATGCCTTCGATCCGGAAAAAGCCGCGCTGGCCGAGATGAAGGCGCATTACCAGCGCGGCGGCCTGGCCGACAGCATCGTCAAGGCGCGCCTGGAACTGTGCCTGCAAGAATTCCTGTCCCCGATCCGCGCGCGCCGCGCCGAACTGGAAAAGGATCGCGGCCACGTGATGCAGATTCTGAAGGAAGGCACGGCGCGCGCGCGCGAGGTGGCGGCGCGCACCGCCGACGAGGTCAAGCGCGCGATGGGACTGAGCTACTTCTGA
- a CDS encoding substrate-binding periplasmic protein, whose amino-acid sequence MFKRSACLAALIVPLAGTAAPGADLVMIAPLNQTMPLAQFRNDKLSGGILKDLDEAIAQRLGRGVVHVSVAGEQVSEVLAAGKADGICYVRPFWIDGQYDWSRPLIPDAELVASVVGAAPVRSLVDLRDRPVGTVAGYRYPRVEQVLGLRFHRSESLTMEENLRKLMAGAVRHTVIAQSTLAYQMRINKALRLRRDLVFASFTAQCAFSKTAGVPFEEINQAINGLVDDGSVNQILARYR is encoded by the coding sequence ATGTTCAAGCGTTCCGCCTGCCTTGCCGCGCTGATTGTCCCTCTCGCAGGCACCGCCGCGCCGGGCGCCGACCTGGTCATGATCGCGCCCCTGAACCAGACCATGCCGCTGGCGCAGTTCCGCAACGATAAGCTCAGCGGCGGCATCCTGAAGGACCTGGACGAGGCGATCGCCCAGCGCCTCGGGCGCGGCGTGGTCCATGTCAGCGTGGCGGGGGAGCAGGTGAGCGAGGTGCTGGCCGCCGGCAAGGCCGATGGCATTTGTTATGTGCGCCCGTTCTGGATCGACGGCCAGTACGACTGGAGCCGGCCGCTCATTCCCGACGCCGAACTGGTCGCCTCGGTCGTGGGCGCGGCGCCGGTGCGCTCGCTGGTCGACCTGCGCGACCGCCCGGTCGGCACGGTGGCCGGCTACCGCTATCCGAGGGTCGAGCAGGTACTGGGGTTGCGTTTCCACCGCAGCGAATCGCTCACGATGGAAGAGAACCTGCGCAAGCTGATGGCCGGCGCCGTGCGCCATACCGTGATCGCGCAGTCGACCCTGGCCTACCAGATGCGCATCAACAAGGCCTTGCGCCTGCGCCGCGACCTGGTGTTCGCCTCATTTACGGCGCAGTGCGCGTTTTCGAAAACGGCCGGGGTGCCGTTCGAGGAAATCAACCAGGCCATCAATGGCCTGGTCGACGACGGCAGCGTGAACCAGATCCTGGCACGCTACCGCTGA
- a CDS encoding alpha/beta fold hydrolase yields MRERAHRSILLQVARPAGVAAAAPRTSQPSHGDSPMSTFTTSDGVDIYYKDWGPSQGQPVVFCHGWPLNSDSWESQMIFLASQGYRCIAHDRRGHGRSSQPWSGNDMDHYADDLAQLLDKLDIKNAALFGFSTGGGEVARYIGRHGTKRVAKAGLISAVPPLMLQTEANPGGLPISVFDGIRAGALANRSELYRDIAGGPFYGFNRPGATRSEGLVQAWWMQGMMGGHKNTYDSIKAFSETDFTDDLKKFTIPTLIIHGDDDQIVPIEAAGKAAARLVKQATLLVYPGAPHGLTDTHKDKVNADLLAFIKS; encoded by the coding sequence ATGCGGGAACGCGCGCATCGTTCTATTCTGCTCCAGGTCGCGCGCCCTGCCGGCGTGGCGGCGGCCGCACCCCGCACTTCTCAACCATCCCATGGAGATTCACCGATGAGCACATTTACGACCAGCGACGGCGTCGATATCTATTACAAGGACTGGGGCCCGAGCCAGGGCCAGCCGGTCGTGTTTTGTCACGGTTGGCCGCTCAATTCGGACAGCTGGGAATCGCAGATGATCTTCCTGGCCAGCCAGGGCTACCGCTGCATCGCCCACGACCGCCGCGGGCATGGCCGTTCGAGCCAGCCGTGGAGCGGCAACGACATGGACCATTACGCCGACGACCTGGCCCAGTTGCTCGACAAGCTAGACATCAAGAATGCGGCGCTGTTCGGCTTTTCGACCGGCGGCGGCGAAGTGGCGCGCTACATCGGCCGCCACGGCACCAAACGCGTGGCGAAGGCCGGGTTGATCTCGGCGGTGCCGCCGCTGATGCTCCAGACCGAAGCCAATCCGGGCGGGCTGCCGATCAGCGTGTTCGACGGCATCCGCGCCGGCGCGCTGGCCAACCGTTCCGAGCTGTACCGCGATATCGCCGGCGGACCGTTCTACGGCTTCAACCGCCCGGGCGCGACCAGATCCGAAGGCCTGGTGCAGGCGTGGTGGATGCAGGGCATGATGGGCGGGCACAAGAACACTTATGACTCGATCAAGGCGTTCTCGGAAACCGACTTTACCGACGACCTGAAAAAATTCACCATCCCGACCCTGATCATCCATGGCGACGACGACCAGATCGTGCCCATCGAGGCGGCGGGCAAGGCGGCGGCCAGGCTGGTAAAACAGGCGACCTTGCTGGTGTACCCGGGCGCACCGCACGGCCTGACCGATACCCACAAGGACAAGGTGAACGCGGACTTGCTGGCGTTTATCAAGTCCTGA
- a CDS encoding catalase, with product MNKLTTAAGAPVPDNQNTQSAGPRGPLLLQDVWHLEKLAHFDREVIPERRMHAKGSGAFGTFTVTNDITRYTKAALFTDVGKTTPLFMRFSTVAGERGAADAERDIRGFAIKLYTEQGNWDIVGNNTPVFFLRDPLKFPDLNHAVKRDPKTNLRSAENNWDFWTLLPEALHQVTIVMSERGIPASYRHMHGFGSHTYSFINAANERFWVKLHFVCQQGIKNLSDAEATDLVGRDRETHQRDLFDSIENGEFPRWRFQVQIMPERDATTYHINPFDLTKVWPHKDYPLIDVGVLELNRNAENYFADVEQAAFSPANVVPGVSFSPDKMLQSRLFSYGDAQRYRLGVNHHQIPVNAPRCPVHSYHRDGAMRIDGNHGATIGYEPNSKGAWQQQPDFSEPPLAIEGAAAHWDQRADADDYSQPGDLFRLMTSAQQQVLMDNTARSLSGASRAVQERHIANCTKADAAYGAGVAAALERGTASPTPNDVV from the coding sequence ATGAACAAACTGACCACGGCCGCCGGCGCACCGGTGCCCGACAACCAGAACACGCAAAGCGCCGGCCCGCGCGGCCCGCTGCTGCTGCAGGACGTGTGGCACCTGGAAAAACTGGCCCACTTCGACCGCGAAGTGATCCCGGAACGGCGCATGCACGCCAAGGGCTCGGGCGCCTTCGGCACGTTTACCGTCACCAACGACATCACGCGCTACACCAAGGCCGCCCTGTTTACCGACGTGGGCAAGACAACGCCGCTGTTCATGCGCTTTTCCACCGTGGCCGGCGAGCGCGGCGCTGCCGACGCCGAACGCGACATCCGCGGTTTTGCCATCAAGCTCTACACGGAACAAGGCAACTGGGATATTGTCGGCAACAACACCCCCGTGTTTTTCCTGCGCGACCCGCTCAAGTTCCCCGACCTGAACCACGCGGTCAAGCGCGACCCGAAAACCAACCTGCGCAGCGCCGAAAACAACTGGGACTTCTGGACCCTGCTGCCGGAAGCGCTGCACCAGGTCACCATAGTGATGAGCGAACGCGGCATTCCTGCCTCGTACCGCCACATGCACGGCTTCGGCTCGCACACGTACAGCTTCATCAACGCCGCGAACGAACGCTTCTGGGTGAAGCTCCACTTCGTTTGCCAGCAGGGCATCAAAAACCTGAGCGATGCCGAAGCGACCGACCTGGTGGGGCGCGACCGCGAAACCCACCAGCGCGATCTGTTCGACAGCATCGAGAACGGCGAGTTCCCGCGCTGGCGCTTCCAGGTGCAGATCATGCCGGAACGCGATGCGACGACTTACCATATCAATCCTTTCGACCTGACCAAGGTCTGGCCGCACAAGGATTACCCCCTGATCGATGTGGGCGTGCTGGAACTGAACCGCAATGCCGAGAATTACTTTGCCGACGTGGAACAGGCGGCATTTTCGCCGGCCAACGTGGTGCCGGGCGTGAGTTTTTCGCCGGACAAGATGCTGCAGTCTCGCCTGTTTTCCTACGGCGACGCACAGCGCTACCGGCTCGGCGTGAACCATCACCAGATTCCCGTCAACGCGCCGCGCTGCCCGGTGCACAGCTACCACCGCGACGGCGCCATGCGCATCGACGGCAACCACGGCGCGACCATCGGCTACGAGCCCAATTCCAAAGGCGCGTGGCAGCAGCAGCCCGATTTTTCCGAGCCGCCGCTGGCCATCGAGGGCGCCGCCGCGCACTGGGACCAGCGCGCCGACGCGGATGATTACAGCCAGCCCGGGGACCTGTTCCGCCTGATGACCTCGGCCCAGCAGCAGGTGCTGATGGACAATACGGCGCGCTCGCTCAGTGGCGCCTCGCGCGCGGTGCAGGAGCGTCACATCGCCAACTGCACCAAGGCCGACGCGGCCTATGGCGCCGGCGTGGCGGCCGCGCTGGAACGCGGCACGGCGTCGCCCACGCCGAACGATGTCGTGTAA
- a CDS encoding YbaN family protein, which produces MKLLLNTIACLAVLLGILGIFLPLLPTTPFLLLASACFARGSPRMHAWLLRNKVFGKYLSDFEQGRGIPRRAKITILVLMWASMGYSMLRLQRTGLTLMLLCIGAGVTMYLLRYVPTGAPRAARLDGPGPH; this is translated from the coding sequence ATGAAGCTGCTGCTGAACACGATCGCTTGCCTTGCCGTGCTGCTGGGCATCCTCGGCATTTTCCTGCCCTTGTTGCCGACCACGCCCTTCCTGCTGCTCGCCTCGGCGTGTTTCGCGCGCGGCTCGCCCCGCATGCACGCCTGGCTGCTGAGGAACAAAGTCTTCGGGAAATATCTCAGCGATTTCGAGCAGGGCCGCGGCATTCCGCGCCGCGCCAAGATCACCATTCTGGTACTGATGTGGGCGTCGATGGGGTATTCGATGCTGCGCCTGCAGCGCACCGGCCTGACCCTGATGCTGCTGTGCATCGGCGCCGGCGTGACGATGTATCTGCTGCGCTATGTGCCTACCGGTGCGCCGCGCGCGGCGCGGCTGGACGGCCCCGGGCCGCACTGA